In the genome of Rhizobium rhizogenes, one region contains:
- a CDS encoding N-acetylmuramoyl-L-alanine amidase translates to MNFTRSAAIFGGAGSLGARIARLAGALAFSVAAHVSVIPAAHATGPLVAQEARIIGDEARTRIVLDFAEEPEFDVHYLDSPARIVVDFPAVNFAFPASDLKPTGLFSDIRFGGMGQNSARIVLTAKKPVQVAIAETRQGEDGASFRFVLDTEITTKAKFAELVKDQQWQAPAPVTTAAITPDDKTSRPAEFVIAVDAGHGGIDAGATGGTTGTEEKVITLMFAKELAERLNREPGIKAFLTRDSDTFLALSERVTIARQNNANLFISLHADTLKQKGIRGATVYTLSDRASDRQAQELAERENKSDQIAGVAASSEPPEVADILLDFTRRETQAFSVTLAENIVSSFEGQVGLINNPHRYAGFMVLRAHDVPSVLLELGFLSNAEDEKLLLDAEWRKKVADTLATAVGRYRAKAMANGG, encoded by the coding sequence ATGAATTTCACGCGCAGCGCAGCGATATTCGGTGGGGCAGGGTCGCTTGGCGCGCGAATCGCGCGGCTTGCAGGCGCCCTTGCATTTTCCGTCGCGGCCCATGTCTCCGTCATCCCCGCAGCCCATGCCACCGGGCCGCTTGTCGCCCAGGAGGCGCGCATCATCGGCGACGAGGCACGAACGCGCATCGTTCTCGATTTTGCCGAGGAGCCGGAGTTCGATGTTCATTACCTCGATTCGCCGGCGCGCATCGTCGTGGATTTCCCGGCGGTCAATTTTGCCTTTCCCGCATCCGACCTCAAGCCGACGGGCCTCTTTTCGGATATACGCTTCGGCGGCATGGGGCAAAACAGCGCCCGTATCGTCTTGACGGCGAAAAAACCGGTGCAGGTGGCGATCGCCGAAACGAGGCAGGGTGAAGACGGCGCCTCTTTCCGTTTCGTGCTTGATACCGAAATCACCACCAAGGCAAAATTCGCGGAACTGGTGAAGGACCAGCAATGGCAGGCGCCCGCCCCGGTGACCACAGCCGCGATCACGCCTGACGACAAGACATCACGGCCGGCGGAATTCGTCATCGCCGTCGATGCCGGCCATGGCGGCATCGACGCCGGCGCCACCGGCGGCACGACGGGTACGGAAGAAAAGGTCATTACGCTGATGTTCGCGAAGGAACTCGCGGAACGGCTGAACAGGGAGCCCGGCATAAAAGCGTTCCTGACGCGTGATTCCGATACCTTCCTCGCCTTGTCGGAACGGGTGACCATCGCCCGCCAGAACAACGCCAATCTCTTTATATCGCTGCATGCCGATACGCTGAAGCAGAAGGGCATCCGGGGCGCTACCGTTTATACATTGTCTGACCGCGCATCGGACCGGCAGGCGCAGGAGCTGGCGGAACGCGAAAACAAGTCCGACCAGATCGCCGGTGTGGCGGCCTCCAGCGAGCCGCCGGAAGTCGCCGATATCCTGCTTGATTTCACCCGCCGCGAAACCCAGGCTTTTTCGGTGACGCTGGCCGAAAACATCGTCTCTTCCTTTGAAGGGCAGGTCGGCCTCATCAATAATCCGCATCGTTACGCCGGTTTCATGGTGCTGCGTGCCCATGACGTGCCATCGGTGCTGCTGGAACTGGGTTTCCTGTCGAATGCGGAAGATGAAAAACTGCTTCTCGATGCCGAATGGCGCAAGAAGGTCGCCGACACGCTGGCAACCGCAGTGGGACGATACCGGGCCAAGGCCATGGCAAACGGCGGTTGA
- a CDS encoding penicillin-binding protein 1A produces MIRLIGYFFGLASVLFLCAAAAGAIYLHGVTKDLPDYAVLSTYEPPVTTRVHAGNGALMAEYAHEKRLFLPIQAIPDRVKAAFLSAEDKNFYNHPGVDIFGLGRAILVNIQNFGSGRRPVGASTITQQVAKNFLLTNDQTIDRKLKEAILSFRIEQTYSKDKILELYLNEIFFGLNSYGIAGAALTYFNKSVTELTIAETAYLASLPKGPANYHPIRREKAALERRNWVIDRMAENGYITVDDATDAKKQPLGVNLRRGGAHIFASDYFAEEVRRQIVEKYGEEALLEGGLSVRTSFDPQIQMEARKALQDGLIQYDERRGFRGPVEQIDTTGDWTAALAKVKGLRDVPEWKIAVVLAVAADGVDIGVQADTETEEGDKRTRGHISAENMRWAYRDATGKKATAKSPVGVLAAGDVIYAQPLANSGNEYRLRQPPKVQGGMVVMDPHTGRVLAMVGGFSYAQSEFNRSTQAMRQPGSSFKPFIYAAALDNGYTPASVILDAPIEVVSGGQVWKPQNYGGGSAGPSTLRLGIEKSRNLMTVRLAQDMGMNLVAEYAERFGIYDKMPPLLSMSLGSGETTVMRMVSAYSVIANGGKQIKPTLIDRIQDRYGKTIFRHEERACEGCNATSWQNQDEPVIVDNREQVLDPMTAYQTTSMLEGVVQRGTAAGKIKVDLPVAGKTGTTNDEKDAWFVGYTPDMVAGLYIGFDSPAPLGRGGTGGSLSAPIFGEFIADAAKHMEPSKFIVPAGMNFVAVNRKTGMAAVEGEPDTIMEAFKPGTGPADSFSVIGAENYMSQEDILKTSPQAQQAITGGGGGLY; encoded by the coding sequence ATGATCAGACTGATTGGATATTTTTTCGGCTTGGCCAGCGTGCTCTTCCTGTGCGCCGCCGCCGCCGGTGCGATTTATTTGCACGGCGTGACGAAGGACCTGCCGGATTACGCAGTTCTGAGCACCTATGAACCGCCGGTGACGACCCGTGTGCACGCCGGCAACGGCGCGCTGATGGCGGAATACGCCCATGAAAAGCGTCTGTTCCTGCCGATCCAGGCCATTCCCGACCGGGTGAAGGCGGCTTTCCTTTCGGCGGAAGACAAGAATTTCTACAATCACCCGGGCGTTGATATCTTCGGTCTTGGCCGCGCCATTCTCGTCAATATCCAGAACTTTGGCTCGGGCCGTCGTCCGGTCGGCGCTTCCACCATCACCCAGCAGGTGGCGAAGAACTTCCTTCTGACCAATGACCAGACCATCGACCGCAAGCTCAAGGAAGCCATTCTCTCCTTCCGCATCGAGCAGACCTATTCCAAGGACAAGATTCTCGAACTTTATCTCAACGAGATTTTCTTCGGCCTGAATTCCTACGGCATCGCCGGTGCGGCGCTCACCTATTTCAACAAGTCGGTGACGGAACTGACGATCGCCGAGACCGCCTATCTCGCATCGCTGCCCAAGGGGCCGGCCAACTACCACCCGATCCGCCGTGAAAAGGCTGCTCTCGAGCGCCGCAACTGGGTGATCGACCGTATGGCCGAAAATGGCTATATCACCGTCGACGACGCGACGGATGCCAAGAAGCAGCCGCTCGGCGTCAATCTGCGCCGCGGTGGCGCCCATATTTTCGCATCCGATTATTTCGCCGAGGAAGTCCGACGCCAGATCGTTGAAAAATACGGTGAGGAAGCGCTTCTCGAAGGCGGACTTTCGGTCCGCACCTCGTTCGATCCGCAGATCCAGATGGAGGCGCGCAAGGCCCTCCAGGACGGTCTGATACAATATGATGAACGTCGCGGTTTCCGCGGACCCGTCGAACAGATCGATACGACGGGCGACTGGACGGCGGCGCTCGCCAAGGTCAAGGGTTTGCGCGACGTTCCGGAGTGGAAAATCGCCGTGGTCCTCGCCGTTGCGGCCGATGGCGTCGATATCGGCGTGCAGGCGGATACGGAAACGGAAGAGGGCGACAAGCGTACCCGCGGCCACATCTCCGCAGAAAACATGCGCTGGGCCTATCGCGATGCGACGGGCAAGAAAGCGACCGCCAAGTCGCCGGTCGGCGTTCTGGCCGCCGGTGACGTCATCTATGCGCAGCCGCTTGCCAATTCCGGCAATGAATACCGCCTGCGCCAGCCGCCGAAAGTGCAGGGCGGCATGGTCGTGATGGACCCGCATACCGGCCGCGTTCTGGCCATGGTCGGCGGTTTCTCCTATGCGCAGTCGGAATTCAACCGGTCCACGCAGGCAATGCGCCAGCCGGGCTCCTCGTTCAAGCCGTTCATCTACGCGGCGGCGCTCGACAATGGTTACACGCCGGCATCGGTCATTCTCGACGCGCCGATCGAGGTGGTTTCCGGCGGCCAGGTCTGGAAGCCGCAGAATTACGGCGGGGGTTCCGCCGGTCCGTCAACCCTGCGTCTCGGCATCGAAAAGTCCCGTAACCTCATGACCGTGCGTCTCGCGCAGGACATGGGCATGAATCTGGTGGCGGAATATGCCGAGCGCTTCGGCATTTATGACAAGATGCCGCCGCTTCTGTCCATGTCGCTCGGTTCCGGTGAAACCACCGTCATGCGCATGGTTTCCGCCTATTCGGTCATCGCCAATGGCGGCAAGCAGATCAAGCCGACCCTGATCGACCGCATTCAGGACCGTTACGGCAAGACGATCTTCCGCCATGAGGAGCGCGCCTGCGAAGGCTGCAATGCGACAAGCTGGCAGAACCAGGACGAGCCCGTCATCGTCGACAATCGCGAACAGGTTCTCGACCCGATGACCGCCTATCAGACGACCTCCATGCTGGAAGGTGTCGTGCAGCGCGGCACGGCGGCGGGCAAGATCAAGGTCGATCTGCCGGTTGCCGGCAAGACAGGCACCACCAACGATGAAAAGGACGCCTGGTTCGTCGGTTACACGCCGGACATGGTCGCCGGCCTCTATATCGGCTTCGATTCGCCTGCGCCGCTGGGTCGCGGCGGTACCGGCGGCTCGCTATCCGCGCCGATCTTCGGCGAGTTCATCGCCGATGCGGCAAAGCACATGGAGCCGAGCAAGTTCATCGTGCCTGCCGGCATGAACTTCGTCGCCGTCAACCGCAAGACCGGCATGGCGGCGGTCGAGGGTGAGCCTGACACCATCATGGAAGCCTTCAAGCCCGGCACCGGCCCGGCCGACAGCTTCTCCGTCATCGGTGCGGAAAACTACATGTCGCAGGAAGACATTCTGAAAACCTCGCCGCAGGCGCAGCAGGCCATCACCGGCGGTGGCGGCGGTCTTTATTGA
- the prfB gene encoding peptide chain release factor 2 (programmed frameshift), producing MRNEIVNVVDEIKQAISLLRRHLDWDQAIRRLDWLNNKAEDPTLWNDATEAQKLMRERQQLDDSINGVKALEQQLKDNIELIELGEMEGDDEIVKDAEDALKALKSEANRRQVEAMLSGEADTNDTYLEVHSGAGGTESQDWANMLLRMYTRWADREGFKVEVLEVHDGEEAGIKSATILVKGHNAFGWLKTESGVHRLVRISPYDSNARRHTSFSSVWVYPVVDDSIQIDINESDCRIDTYRSSGAGGQHVNTTDSAVRITHIPTGIAVACQQERSQHKNRAKAWDMLRARLYEVELQKREEAANAQAASKTDIGWGHQIRSYVLQPYQLVKDLRTGVESTAPGNVLDGDLNEFMEAALAHRISGGADVEVADID from the exons ATGCGCAATGAAATCGTGAACGTAGTCGACGAAATCAAGCAGGCCATAAGCCTGCTGAGGAGGCATCTT GACTGGGACCAGGCGATAAGACGACTGGACTGGTTGAATAACAAGGCAGAGGACCCGACCCTCTGGAACGATGCCACCGAGGCCCAGAAGCTGATGCGCGAGCGCCAGCAGCTGGATGACAGCATCAATGGCGTCAAGGCGCTGGAGCAGCAGCTCAAGGACAATATCGAGCTGATCGAACTCGGCGAGATGGAAGGTGACGACGAGATCGTCAAGGATGCCGAAGACGCCCTGAAGGCGTTGAAGAGCGAGGCGAACCGCCGTCAGGTGGAGGCCATGCTGTCAGGCGAAGCCGATACCAATGATACCTATCTCGAAGTGCATTCGGGCGCCGGCGGTACCGAAAGCCAGGACTGGGCGAACATGCTGCTGCGCATGTATACCCGCTGGGCGGACCGCGAAGGCTTCAAGGTCGAAGTGCTCGAAGTGCATGACGGCGAAGAAGCCGGCATCAAGTCTGCGACGATCCTCGTCAAGGGCCACAATGCCTTTGGCTGGCTGAAGACGGAATCGGGCGTGCACCGCCTCGTTCGTATTTCGCCCTATGACAGCAATGCGCGTCGCCACACATCGTTCTCTTCCGTCTGGGTTTACCCTGTCGTCGACGATTCGATTCAGATCGATATCAACGAGAGCGATTGCCGCATCGATACCTATCGTTCGTCCGGCGCTGGCGGCCAGCACGTCAACACGACGGATTCGGCCGTGCGTATCACGCATATTCCGACCGGTATCGCCGTTGCCTGCCAGCAGGAGCGGTCGCAGCACAAGAACCGCGCCAAGGCGTGGGACATGCTGCGCGCCCGCCTCTATGAAGTGGAGCTGCAGAAGCGGGAAGAGGCGGCAAACGCCCAGGCCGCATCCAAGACCGATATCGGCTGGGGTCACCAGATCCGTTCTTACGTTCTGCAGCCCTATCAGCTGGTCAAGGACCTGCGCACGGGCGTGGAAAGCACCGCGCCCGGCAACGTGCTGGACGGTGACCTGAATGAATTCATGGAAGCCGCTCTCGCCCATCGCATCAGCGGTGGCGCGGACGTGGAAGTCGCGGATATCGACTGA
- a CDS encoding cysteine hydrolase family protein, producing the protein MKQVLYIVDVQPSFNPPAALVEEISALALTMPSIATVERHDESVTPFERQLGWKPGRDDMSLVAADHIFIKHGYAPPKAAMDHLLSLRPDRVLVCGIQADTCVLAAGFALFDAGLHPTLLPWLTVGSSLDRSGELGARLWKHHFGAVLTGPHELTV; encoded by the coding sequence ATGAAACAGGTGCTCTACATCGTCGACGTCCAGCCGAGCTTCAATCCGCCGGCTGCGCTGGTTGAGGAGATATCCGCGCTCGCCCTGACCATGCCGAGCATCGCCACCGTCGAGCGTCATGATGAGAGCGTAACGCCCTTCGAGCGGCAACTGGGCTGGAAGCCGGGCAGGGATGACATGTCGCTCGTCGCGGCGGATCACATCTTCATCAAGCATGGTTATGCCCCGCCAAAGGCAGCAATGGACCATCTGCTGTCCCTCAGGCCTGACAGGGTGCTGGTCTGCGGTATTCAGGCCGATACCTGCGTGCTGGCGGCCGGTTTTGCCCTGTTCGACGCGGGGCTGCATCCCACGTTGCTGCCATGGCTGACGGTCGGCTCCAGCCTCGATCGCAGCGGCGAACTCGGCGCAAGATTATGGAAACACCATTTTGGCGCGGTTCTGACCGGGCCGCATGAGCTCACCGTTTAG
- a CDS encoding NAD kinase yields MSQSNCSLSFVASTTEEAQTALEELKRVYGDTPFEEAEVIVALGGDGFMLQILNETMNSGKRVYGMNRGSVGFLMNDYRVEGLLERIAVASGNDFHPLRMTTTDSDGDEFTALAMNEVSLFRQSHQAAKLRVEVDGKVRLEELICDGMMVATPAGSTAYNFSAHGPILPLESPLLALTPVSAFRPRRWRGALLPNKVTVDIHVLERDKRPVNAVADHTEVKSVRHVRIAQSQDRTARILSDPDRSWSDRVLAEQFNN; encoded by the coding sequence ATGTCGCAATCTAACTGTTCACTGTCCTTCGTCGCCTCCACCACCGAGGAGGCGCAGACGGCGCTGGAAGAACTGAAACGCGTTTATGGCGATACGCCGTTCGAAGAGGCGGAAGTGATCGTCGCGCTCGGCGGCGACGGGTTCATGCTGCAGATCCTCAACGAGACGATGAATTCCGGCAAGCGGGTCTATGGCATGAACCGCGGCTCGGTCGGCTTTCTGATGAATGATTACCGGGTGGAAGGCCTGCTCGAACGCATCGCGGTGGCGAGCGGCAATGATTTTCATCCCCTGCGCATGACGACGACGGATTCCGATGGCGACGAGTTTACCGCCCTTGCCATGAACGAGGTCAGCCTCTTCCGGCAATCGCACCAGGCCGCCAAACTGCGTGTCGAGGTGGATGGCAAGGTGCGGCTGGAGGAGCTGATCTGCGACGGCATGATGGTGGCGACACCGGCAGGGTCAACAGCCTACAACTTTTCCGCCCACGGGCCCATCCTGCCGCTGGAATCGCCGCTTCTCGCGCTCACCCCTGTCAGCGCATTTCGGCCACGGCGCTGGCGCGGCGCGCTTTTGCCGAATAAGGTGACTGTCGACATTCATGTTCTGGAACGGGACAAACGCCCGGTGAACGCCGTGGCCGACCATACGGAGGTGAAATCCGTTCGTCATGTTCGAATCGCACAATCGCAGGACAGGACAGCGCGAATTCTCTCGGACCCGGACCGTTCATGGTCCGACCGGGTTCTCGCCGAGCAGTTCAACAATTGA
- a CDS encoding PhzF family phenazine biosynthesis protein has translation MLLNYNIYDVFTETKMAGNPLAVMYDADDLDQATMQAIAREMNLSETVFVNRSGNPAHAASLRIFTPSGELPFAGHPTVGAAVAIAERNRKDGDDDVDMVCVLEEKVGPVRCAVKMRAGAVSFAEFDLPRKSSRVELPLDHAALADALGVSEGHLGFENHVPSIWTAGVPFLMVPMHNIATVRDMDFDANLWLRTAPLVEGLLTAAYIYCRGGLNHAAKFHARMFSPEMGIAEDPATGSAAAALSGAIHHFDGLTDGHHPLLIEQGVEMERPSHIHLRMDIKDNEIARARIGGHAVRVASGTFEI, from the coding sequence GTGCTGCTGAACTACAATATCTACGATGTCTTTACCGAGACGAAAATGGCGGGAAATCCGCTCGCGGTCATGTATGACGCTGACGATCTCGATCAGGCGACGATGCAGGCGATCGCAAGGGAAATGAACCTTTCCGAGACCGTCTTCGTCAACCGTTCGGGCAACCCGGCCCACGCCGCCTCGCTGCGCATCTTCACCCCTTCAGGTGAACTGCCTTTCGCGGGGCATCCGACCGTCGGCGCCGCCGTCGCCATTGCTGAGCGCAACCGCAAGGATGGCGATGACGATGTCGATATGGTCTGCGTGCTCGAAGAGAAGGTGGGTCCCGTCCGCTGCGCGGTGAAGATGCGTGCCGGCGCGGTCAGCTTCGCCGAGTTCGACCTGCCGCGCAAATCGTCCCGCGTCGAGCTGCCGCTCGACCACGCCGCTCTTGCCGATGCGCTGGGCGTCAGCGAGGGGCATCTTGGCTTTGAAAATCACGTGCCGTCGATCTGGACGGCCGGCGTGCCGTTCCTGATGGTGCCGATGCACAATATCGCCACGGTTCGTGACATGGATTTCGACGCCAATCTGTGGCTGCGAACCGCGCCGCTGGTCGAAGGACTGCTGACGGCAGCCTACATCTACTGTCGCGGCGGCCTCAATCACGCGGCGAAATTCCATGCCCGTATGTTCTCCCCGGAAATGGGAATTGCGGAAGACCCCGCCACCGGCTCCGCCGCCGCTGCTCTTTCCGGCGCCATCCACCATTTCGACGGCCTGACGGACGGCCACCATCCGCTCCTGATAGAGCAGGGCGTTGAAATGGAAAGACCGTCCCACATCCACCTGCGCATGGACATCAAGGACAACGAAATCGCCCGCGCCCGCATTGGCGGCCACGCGGTACGTGTCGCATCGGGTACCTTCGAGATTTGA